The nucleotide sequence TTAGTAAGTACCATCCTTTGctctgtataaaatattaagttccTACCCCCGTCCctattattttgtctttacTTCTTCTCTCTATGTtaccttcctcttcttctcccCCTCCCAATTCCCCTGTTCTCATATTAAAATCCCctcttattataatatgcTCTCTATCCTTCTTTCCTAACCATCTCTCTATTGTCTTCTCCACCCTACTCCAATTATCCTTATTGTAGACcgaaataatgttaattcttTCACCGTCCGTCAAGATTTCCGACAGTATTAGACCTTCTTcctcatttttaatcattgcAATGTTGATCCTAATTCCCTtcagcttcttcttcttcttaataCAAAACCTCCTATCgctgtctttcttttttattctctttgcatGACTGCACACCCATTCGTGTGTCTCGGTCCATACATACTTTCggcaataaacttttaatattatctcatttttcTGCGTCTACCCATGTTTCGCTTAAACTTACAAAATCAAATTCCCTGATATATCTCCAGAAATCTCTATCTTTGTTTACTAATCCTGCTACATTCCAGAAGagtatttcaatatttcctcTTCCCTTACGACGGttatctctctccctttctccctcttcctcaTTACTTACATTATCCACGTTATCTGCGTTCGCCACCACCTCATCTCTACACGTCTCCACTGCTTGGCTTccctttataaatttttcttttctattagcTTATTTTCTTCTCGGTCCATACATACTTCCTACCTTGTACCTCTAGCTTCCTATAACCTATTTTCACCCATTTTCCTtctgttttctctttccatgCCCGTTTTTTTATCCGTCTTTGCACTTCTCTGTCCTCAAAACTCAGAACATgatcaatgaaaattttcttacttcccagcttcttcttctccttcataATATTATCCTTCGATTCCCAGCAGTCCTTTTCAACTATTGctatctctcttccttctttgCCTGTTGACCGCATCTTCTTTACTCCCGCTTTTGCACCAAACTCCCTGTGCGTGAGCAGAAGGAAGATCGAGGCACGGGAACGGGGCTTATTTCAAACGTTAACTCTTGTATATctatttacaaaatgtatttacaCAGAATATGATACACTTATTTACACGGAGTTTAGGAATTCACGAAACGCGGTTCTGATTACTCGAAAGTCGGCGCTTATTCCGCGAGCCACGGATCGAGCCGTCGTCGAGTCCCCACGCAAGAGGCAGTTCGCTTTTCGAAAAAGAGATGCTCGTTACGTCTCCAAAAGCGTATCTGCTCGAGCTTCCGGCGCACTCGGAGGTACGAGCTCCCTATCCCCACGCGTCACGCATCCCCGGTAATGGGCCGAACAATTAGTCGAGCCAATCGGTAGCCGACCCGTTGACTTGTCTTTCGATTTGAACTCCTCGAATTTCGGAGTCGGCAACCGATCAGCTGCTCTCGCCGTGGTCAGGTGCTCCGTCTCCAATGTTTACGTCGCGCGATGAGACAAAGGGGATAGAGCAAGCACGCGAGGAAAAACAAGCGTTCGTTTCTCGGCTTCTCGAAGGTTCTTGGAATAACTGCGGTTGTTCCCGAAACAATGCTGGGCTTAAGCGAGAATTCTCCTCGCGATTATTCACGAGGGATTACGGTTCGATCGCGAACACTCCCTGTCAAGAAACGTCTCCGCTGTGTCTATTAggcttttgtttttttctttatgtaatCCTCTGATCActagattatttttcttttccttcctttccttcatatttctttctctcttcctaaCCATCTCCGTCACCTTTCCCACAATCTCCTCTATTTTGCCGCCGGTCGCCTCCTCCGTTATGTTTTCACTCCTTCGTTCGATCTTCGATAATCTCTCTTCTATCTTATCCATCCTTTGCTCCAtcctttattctttttttctccatcCTTCTTCTAAGACGCTTatcctctctctcatctctctcatCTTGTCTCTAATTTCTCTCAAGATTGCTAACAACGAACCATCCTCTTCATCCTTCTTTGTTGCTGACAAatctccttcctcttctctcttcttaccTGCAGCACCGACTCCTTCCTTCGATTTGTCTATTCCTGGTGGCGTTCTCACAGTCCTGTTATctcttttgaaaatttcctCCGCAAGttgttcttttttctctcttttcctcttagCTTTCGCTATCTCACATGCCATACTATTTTCACTTCTTACATAATCCAGTATGCTGGTCGAGCTCGatctttctctcattcttaACTCCTCCTTTGTAAgtcttccttttcctcttttttcttcttttggtGTGACAAAATTCCTTTTTACTACCTTCTCATTCTCGCCTGCCTCTCCGACTCTCCCTCCATCCTGTACGTCACTCGTTCACGCTCTCCTTCTAGTCAATCTCCTTGACCGCTGCCTATGCCTATAGACTGTTCCGTCTATGTCACTACCTATCTCTATGCGAGTGAGTCCCGATTGCGCACATTACAAATCGGACACGACAATATTttccgatcggacacggtaacgattgcacacggtgtcgattgcacacggtaacgatcggacacggtaacgattgcgtcgattgcacacggtaacgattgcacacggtgtcgattaCACACGGTAacgatcggacacggtaacgattgcacacggtgtcgattgcacacggtgtcgatcggacacatGCTCCGTGGCTGCACGCGCAGCGAAAtaaaagttgtgattttcgttaaagcagggcacacacacgtgtgtgtgtgccctgctttaagcggggagcacacacttctgcacaacgcataatacgtaagcataagaaaattgattggtccatacacatgtgcataaggaaatagaacaatcaattttcttatgcttacgcattatgcgttatgcagaagtgtgtgctctcCGTTTTAAGCAGATATTTTGTGTTTAACTGTGTAAATTTACCTGTATAGGTTAGTGGCGCGCTTtactttattcaaataattttataacatgttaaataatttttgcgatcgacaccgtgtccgatcgacaccgtgtgcaatcgacaccgtgtgcaatcgacaccgtgtccaaTCGACACCGTATGCAATtgacaccgtgtgcaatcgttaccgtgtccgatcgtTACCGTGTTtaatcgacaccgtgtgcaatcgttaccgTATCCGATCGGGAAATATTGTCTGGTCCGATTTGTAATGTGCGCAATCGGGACCATCCCCTCTATGCGTAACGCAAATCTCGCTCCCTTTTAGAACGCACCACGCTATTTTCCCGCCTTCTCTCACCtaacctctctctctctcttaagcATTTAGCGCTCTTTTCCTtcactatttaatatttccctACTGCATTTATTATCCTCTCCTAAATTTAAGCTATTCTTTCTACCTTTCTATCGGTTTAGCGCCTACCTCACATTTCCCTCTAAACTCTCGCCTAATTTATCCGCAACTCTCACACGCATGCACAACACACACGCTCCACTAACCAAGTCctatccctatttcatatataattctttaaaatttagttgattagctttatatgcgatcaaaggtTCATGTACAAggtttatgaaaacaaaacttcctctatgaggaagcaatagtaatatttaatatttggtAAACATGCCCTTAGAAATAATGACTGTTGCGTAACGACGTGGCATTGACTTGATAAGTGAGTGATTGTGTTTCGAGAGAGGGATCTTTTCCTATTCTTCACTTAAAGTCTTGAATAAACCTTGTTTATTTGAACGTTTCTTGTTAGCTACTCGGCGACCATCCCAAAAATGCTCAATAGAATTTACTTACTCAATAGAATGCTTTCTTACGCCAAGGACAATATGCCTTATGGATGGATCTTTTCAACATGATAGAGATCCAAAACACACTTCAAAGATCATATCACAGTATTTGTCTGCCAAAAAAGTTCGAGTTATCAAATGGTCTGCTTAGTCTAAAGGTTTAAATCCTATTGAACATTTTTGGAATTTTGGTCGCCAAGTAGCTAACAAGAAACATTCAAATAAACAAGGTTTATTCAAGACTTTAAgtaaagaatagaaaaaaatcctTCGAGACACAATCACCCACAATCGAGTCAATGCCACGTCGTTACGCAGCAGTCATTATTTCTAAGAGCATGgttactaaatattaaatattactactattttttttagtattttttagtgatttaattaatttttgtgatttaaagtaatttgaaGTTCTCTGGCTCGATATTTATGATCATGTGTTTCTTgctttttgttaaataaatcaataattatatgctattttttatcatttacaacatttattcatagtaaaatatgttattctCTTTAAagttaatcatttttttgttcGTTTTTCCTAAATccaaaatatggaaaaaaaatctgcCTGGCTCAAAACTTTTGATCGCCACTgtgtatcaagagacacggtagcgCCTCACGccaagtatatattttttaacaagataCAAGAGGAGATACATCCTTTTGTAAGCGATTAACAAGATACAGCAGTGGTACATCCTCCTTTCATAAGCAAGACGCTATAGCGTATCTTTTACAGGAAGGAGAACGcttctgtaaaaataaacccctaaatttttttaataagtcaatattatcaaaagatttaaatattggaaaaatatatagatttttctgattataataatataacattgatgtatatatatgcacttGATGCATAGATATGCGTATGTGCctgtatttttctaatttatgtCATTCGATTATGAGTTATCATCAGATATATACGTGGGGTGGCATGACTCGTATTTTGGTACAGTTTCGGGGTTGAACAGCAACCCCCCTGTGGCCTGTATAGGGATGAAAAAGGgtaaaaacagtttttcaacaaaagaaaggaaaggaatGGTGGGCGGTACTTCGTGTCTAAGGACGGATTGTAGTTCTCACGAGGGTAATTCTATAGAGATTAATATCAATCCATTACCtccttttttaaagaaagggttaaaaattttgaattttaattaacgcttAATTCATACTAATTTTATCATGATTCGGATTTTAATACAGGTCCAGGGACTGTTGATCAGCAACTCCTACGTGGCCTATATAGAGTTCAAAGAggtaaaaacagttttttaacGAAAGAAAGGGAAGGAGTGATGGGCGGTGGTTGGTGTCTGAGGATGGATTGTAGGCTTTGCAATGATAGTTTCATAGATGTTGGTGCCAACCCCCCACCCCTTAcctcttaaaaaaaagtttaaaaattttgagttttAATTAAGTCTTAATtcatacttattgttagtttgtCATGATTCGGATTTTGATACAGGTCCGGGGTTGATCAGCAACTCTCCTGTAGCCTGTATAGGGATGAAAAGGGGTAAAAGcagttttccaaaaaaagaagggaaagAAATAATGGGCGGTGGTTGGcttaatttatacttattgttagtttgtCATAAATCGGATTTTAGTTTACGTCTAGGGTGGTTACTTTACTTCAGTACGCAGTATTCAACGTTTGAGCTTGTTACAAGCTATGGAGCAGTCGGGGAAGATTGGCACCTAAGAACGAGTGGTAGCCCCCCCATAAAGATAAACTCAATGCCGTTGGGCTCATCCCTCTAGCCCTTTTTGTTTGAAAGTTATGAATTTTCAAAGTTAAGGATTAAAGgggattgaaaataaaaaatagtccgattaaagtgaaacaaaattctataaataggGCTCGATGTGGCTGACAAAAAAGGTTCTATAGACCCatcttctaaaattaatacttaaaacgttatagaattttgaaaaaaagcaCATTTacccaaaaaatttttttagtttaaagtAACTTtacaatttgaattttgatttaaattctGAATGGCTAACTTACTCGAAAACAAAATGCTAAAATATTTGCGCTTGTTACGAGCGAGGGAGTGATTAAAGTAGTTCGATGATGAACGACTTTTGCCAAAAGTGataggttttattttttatatcgaaagAAGGAACTTTCCTGAATCGATTAAGCccagaaaaaagataatttaccGTCCCGTTCTCAAGAtacttaatttcaaaattaagtGATTTTAACATTGGTCTAATAGGAAAAGAGGTATTTTCCTATGAATAACACGAGTTTGCGAAAATCTTTTGCCAAAAATGTCCGAACAATATATATCGATGAAAAGAGGACACTGTGAGGAAGCCTATAGTTGAAGGTGAACACGATCCACcgtacagttttttttttaattaataattaaagtttggTTTCCGGTGCTCAAGCGCTGACTTTCACAACTCGAGCGTGGCGACATGGCAACGCCGCACGCTGTAATCGTCGGCGTAAGGTTAGGTGTAAGTGCGCGCAAAGACAAATGTGTATATACGACGGCTTTGACGAAATATAAAGTGCTGCTATAAATTATGATTAactgataatttaattatcattgaAACGGTATTGCCGAAATAGATTATCCGGAAACAGTGATAATATTAGTGtggaaaaatcgaaaataaaactaaatgaaaaaaatcaggGGTgtagtacatacattaaatcAGTTAGaggtaatgtaattttatcgtattttgTGATTTCTAACATAAATGTTCGAAGTACAAGTAAATTGTTATACTATTTTTGCGGCTAATTTATTCTAGCTACTGGAATTTTATTTGGTTAACACGAGCTGAGGACTCTTACCCGATTAAAACCTTGTTATATATCACATTTttgtatagaaaattaattttaaaacgtgCATAATGGAGAGAAAAGGGAAATAAAGAACAGGATGCGGAGGTGGAATCAATATAGTCGGTAATGTAATGTCAAATtcgtcaaaatattttatttattagtttttactGTTTAACAATCAAGATAGCTATAAAAATCGCATCTCTGGGAATGAACACAACACTGTGAAAGCCGGTGAACGGGCGAGTATGATTAGCGTAAAGACGGCTGTCCAGCAGCAGGTAGGCAGTTGTCGAGCATCAAACGGTGTATATCTTTTGGCTGCacctataaaataaaaagtgaaaataaattgtatacatataatatcacTATAATTTCAATGtgtaatatattcaatttttggtcattaatttttgtcactatatatacatttttgaatAAACGTTATTATCAGACAGCCAGCCAATTCATTTGCGTTTGCCAGTAACTCATTATCGAATACAAAAGCGAAGTATTGCTAAAGTATTGCTGAACGTCCTATATTCTAAAGCGTGCAAGAGACCgtttaaagcaataaaaacaGACATTTTCAGTTGTATGGAAACAAGCATTATGAGAACATGCTACAAGATTCCACGCAGAGCATACACCCCAGTCAGTccaattatttgaaaaagctAACTGGCCATTTTTACGTATAATAGATATAGCATACCAGCATAGCACTACCAGTCAAGGCAGCACACCCAGTATGTGGCAAACGCGAATGTCAGACTCCGATGCAGAAGATGGCCTTACTTCCATTCCTCTCTCCTCGTTCGACGAAGCAAGGAAATCGATGACTTTATCGATAATCTTTTTGTTCGATGTTACTCGGGGTTTTCCATTGACACTTACAGCCAAACATAGTTTGACACCGTCAGCGCCAGATCGATTGAACGCATCACGAAGGCTGTTCATATTGATACCGGCAGCAGCGATTTTCGACATCATGTTCTTCGAAATATGATCAGATCTCTGAAGAGTTTCTAGAAATTGCGCTTTCTTCTTTGCGATTGCTTGCCGTTGCAGTAAAGTCTGCAATCTCAAAGCCCCGGCCGTAATTGCTGTATCGCTTACTTTGAAATGAGCTAGTAAACCGTACAGGATCTGGCAGTCAGTTAAGGCATTGTGAGAACCAGCTATAATTCTTTCCCATTCCTCGCCCTTCAAATATAACTTTGCGAGCTCTTCTTGTTTTTTAACTTTACCTTGTCCGATGAGTGGAATTGTATCGCACACTCCATAAACACCTTTGACAAAACTTTCCAAGAGATCGGTTCTTGTAGCCAACGCATGATCCGCGGTGCATCGAAGCGTACGATATTATGTCCGAGCAGCAGCGCCTGTGGACCACATTCTCCGAGGAAGCGTATAAATTCTTCTCCTACTTCTCGTGGTGAAATCGTCGTCACTACCTTATTGTAGCTCTCCTCCAACCATAGTGATAATCCATTTTTTTCTGCTGCATGACAATTTATAGATTGGGAAGGTAGCATGTACCGTGCGAACTCCTGATCGCCACACTTCGCCGCTATTTGAACGATGTCTGCAGTAGATGCCAGACCAGTAGTTTCAATGTCAACGATGACTTGCGGACTGTCTTCACGGAGAAGTTCATCAATTTCACAAGTTGTTTCGATAGGAAGATCCAGTCCCATACCCGATTGATAAGTAATCCCTTCCCTGCTCTCTCGTGCTATGGTGATACGttgccttttatttttcaaataacatCGACGGCGTTTTACTTCGAGTGTGGTACGTTTTACAGCTATTGCTCGTTGCAAGACTTCTCTTCGTAGGCGGTATTCTTCAGCTATCGTTCCTGGCGGTAATCCAGCTTCGAATCTTACATCGATGATGTGTTTAGCTCTAAAATTTTTCTGACAGACTGCTGCTGCCACTCGCAGAAGAATAGAACGCGAAGATGCGTAATTTCTGGACTTCGGTGCTCTGGTGGCCACCATATGGTTAAATGATTCATTGAGTTGAGACGATCCCCCTGGCGCAACTTTCAACACCCGAGATGTGAACTCCATCAAGACCCCATGAAGTGCAGTTTGCAGACTTTTACTGAAAAGAGGTTTTCCCTTCGGTAAACTCTTAAACACGTACTCCGGATTGTCTTTGGCCTCACACCAAGTGCCGCAGTTGCTATGGCTCCCAAATATGTGCTCGGCAATGCTTAATAGAGCTTTCGTCGTAGCTTCAGTATTTCCTTTATTTTGGTCCAAGGCATAATTGAAGCATCGCTTCAAATATGGGATGACAGATCCTCTGTCAAGCTTTCGATGGGTGTTGGCCATCTTATAAAGTTTTCCGGTAAACTTTTTACGCACATGATTGGAATCCGACCACTTGACGACTCGATGTGAAGTTTCTCGTTGGTCTGCCGCAATTGTGGACGAATCTTCATCCCCAATAAGTGTTCCTATTCGGATTCCagcttttttaaaatctggATTTTTCACCATTAGTTGAACCGCTGTATCTGCCTCCATGGATTTCGCACTCCCTGACCAATTTTTGGTACACTTTTGGCTGTCAGGTGAGTGGCCCTTTCGGCACACGGCACAGCATGTGCTCTTCACGCCATAAGCCAAGAGTTTCTTAGAGCGTAAGCCGCCAACAGAACCCTGACCGCTCTTACTATCGTATGTTCGACCGTTTCCTCGCTTCTGCCAGCCAAAGTCGTACGAGACTGTCACGTCGACTACGGACGCCGCAGAATCTTGTGAATAAGAGTCACCGCTTGGAATGTAATTGtgtaaattgttaataacatatatacacacaagtAGTTGAAAACAAGCAAATAGAAAGCgtgcaaaactttttttttagtcttcCAACAAATAGTGCttagagaaatagaaataaaaacattataaacatattagAACATAGTAGAAAATAGTAGCATGTATAAGAAGATCTCGGCGA is from Temnothorax longispinosus isolate EJ_2023e chromosome 10, Tlon_JGU_v1, whole genome shotgun sequence and encodes:
- the LOC139820641 gene encoding uncharacterized protein isoform X1 yields the protein MEADTAVQLMVKNPDFKKAGIRIGTLIGDEDSSTIAADQRETSHRVVKWSDSNHVRKKFTGKLYKMANTHRKLDRGSVIPYLKRCFNYALDQNKGNTEATTKALLSIAEHIFGSHSNCGTWCEAKDNPEYVFKSLPKGKPLFSKSLQTALHGVLMEFTSRVLKVAPGGSSQLNESFNHMVATRAPKSRNYASSRSILLRVAAAVCQKNFRAKHIIDVRFEAGLPPGTIAEEYRLRREVLQRAIAVKRTTLEVKRRRCYLKNKRQRITIARESREGITYQSGMGLDLPIETTCEIDELLREDSPQVIVDIETTGLASTADIVQIAAKCGDQEFARYMLPSQSINCHAAEKNGLSLWLEESYNKVVTTISPREVGEEFIRFLGECGPQALLLGHNIVRFDAPRIMRWLQEPISWKVLSKVFMECAIQFHSSDKVKLKNKKSSQSYI